A part of Vulpes lagopus strain Blue_001 chromosome 4, ASM1834538v1, whole genome shotgun sequence genomic DNA contains:
- the GOT1L1 gene encoding putative aspartate aminotransferase, cytoplasmic 2, which translates to MPTLSVFLDVPLAQKLEGSLLKTYKQDDCPNKIFLAYRVCMTSEGQPWVSSVVPKIRLQISQDPSLNYEYMPMMGMKSFTEASLKLLFGKYNQVIVENRVGGVHTVGDNGAFQLGAQFLKIWRKDSRIVYIISSKKESHGLVFQDMGFTVCEYSLWDSKQLCMDPSVLLDVAEQAPQGCIFVIGNIGDCKLTQSQWARLIASMKSKQIFPFFDIPYQGLSTGNLEEDTGFLQYFVSQDFEFFCSQSLSKIFGIYDEGVGVLVVVALNNQLLLCVLSQLMNLTQALWLNPPTRGARIITSILCNPALQGEWKQSLKELVENIMLIKEKVKEKLRLLGTPGSWDHITDQNGPQSYLGLNSQKVEYLVKKKHIYIPKNGRINFTCINAWNIDYITQSINEAVLSPEGSE; encoded by the exons ATGCCCACCCTTTCTGTGTTCTTGGATGTGCCCTTGGCCCAGAAGCTAGAAGGCAGCTTGTTAAAGACCTACAAGCAAGACGATTGTCCTAACAAGATTTTCTTGGCCTATAGAG TCTGCATGACCAGTGAAGGCCAACCCTGGGTTTCTTCTGTGGTGCCCAAGATCCGGCTTCAGATATCGCAGGACCCGTCTCTGAACTACGAGTATATGCCAATGATGGGCATGAAATCATTCACGGAGGCCTCCTTGAAACTCCTCTTTGGAAAGTACAACCAAGTCATTGTGGAGAACAGG GTAGGGGGCGTGCACACTGTTGGTGACAATGGTGCCTTCCAACTTGGGGCCCAGTTCCTCAAAATCTGGCGTAAAGATTCTCGAATAGTTTACATCATTTCTTCTAAAAAAG AATCACATGGACTCGTCTTCCAGGACATGGGCTTTACAGTTTGTGAATACTCCTTGTGGGATTCCAAGCAGTTGTGCATGGACCCCAGTGTGCTTCTTGATGTGGCGGAG CAGGCCCCGCAAGGCTGTATCTTTGTGATTGGGAACATTGGTGACTGCAAGTTGACACAGAGTCAGTGGGCAAGGTTGATAGCCAGCATGAAG aGCAAGCAGATATTCCCATTTTTTGACATTCCTTATCAAGGTTTGTCCACCGGGAACTTGGAGGAAGATACTGGATTCTTACAATACTTTGTGTCTCAGGACTTTGAGTTCTTCTGCAGCCAGTCTCTGTCCAAGATTTTTGGCATCTATG ATGAAGGAGTGGGGGTCCTGGTCGTGGTGGCACTCAACAACCAGCTCCTGCTATGCGTCCTCTCCCAGCTGATGAATCTCACCCAGGCCCTGTGGCTAAACCCTCCTACTAGAGGTGCTCGCATTATCACCTCCATCCTCTGTAACCCTGCTCTTCAGGGAGAATG GAAGCAGAGTCTGAAAGAGCTTGTAGAGAACATCATGCTGATCAAGGAAAAGGTGAAGGAGAAGCTCCGGCTCCTGGGAACCCCTGGCTCTTGGGATCACATCACAGACCAGAACGGGCCCCAGAGCTATCTTGGGCTCAACT CCCAAAAGGTGGAATACCTGGTCAAGAAAAAGCATATCTACATCCCTAAGAACGGTCGGATCAACTTCACCTGTATCAATGCCTGGAACATAGATTATATCACTCAGAGTATCAACGAGGCTGTCCTCTCCCCCGAGGGCTCAGAGTAA